From the Ciconia boyciana chromosome 24, ASM3463844v1, whole genome shotgun sequence genome, one window contains:
- the NDUFA13 gene encoding NADH dehydrogenase [ubiquinone] 1 alpha subcomplex subunit 13: MAAPKVKQDMAPPGGYGPVDYKRHLPRRGLSGYSLFALGIGSLLLGYYTLIKWNRERRRLLIEDLEARIALMPLLQAESDRRTLRLLRQNLDEEAKIMKDVPGWKVGESLFHTDRWVPPTVDELYYLRPASEMDNEKFGLQYYV; this comes from the exons ATGGCGGCGCCGAAGGTGAAGCAGGACATGGCCCCGCCGGGCGGGTACGGGCCCGTCGACTACAAGCGGCACCTCCCGCGCCGCGGCCTCTCAG gtTACAGCCTCTTCGCGCTCGGCATCGGCAGCCTCCTCCTGGGCTACTACACCCTCATCAAGTGGAACCGGGAGCGCAG GCGGCTGCTCATCGAGGACCTGGAGGCGCGGATCGCCCTGATGCCGCTGCTGCAGGCGGAGTCGGACCGCAG AACGCTCCGCCTGCTGCGGCAGAACCTGGACGAGGAGGCCAAAATCATGAAGGACGTTCCTGGCTGGAAG GTCGGCGAGTCCCTGTTCCACACCGACCGCTGGGTCCCCCCGACGGTGGACGAGCTCTACTACCTGCGCCCCGCCAGCGAGATGGACAACGAGAAGTTCGGGCTGCAGTACTACGTCTga